The DNA sequence CCCTTACAGGATGTCCTCGCGGATGGAGGTGCCACGGTTGAGGTTGTGGAAGCGGACGGAGACGCAGTCCCTGAGAGTGAAGGAGCACCTGTTCTCCTTTTTATAGGCGCTGAAGCACTCCTTGAAGTCCTCGTAGGTCTTGAAGCAGCTGCCCAGCTCCATGGCGGCCCCCTCAGCCCACACCAGGGGCTGGCCCCAAGATCAACACCAGGGTTCAGAGGTCACACTATGAGGGTCTACAGGCTGGGCGTGGGACCAGGATGCCTTAAGGGCCGGCCCCAGTTGGTTGGCCTGTTATGGAGCTCAGAAGGAGCCCTAGCTTAAAACATACAAGGGTCTGGGGGCGGCTTCTGACAAGAGGGGAAGTGATTCTCAGCCCTTATTATCCAGTTCTGGGCTCTGCCCTCCAATACCACATCCAATCACACACGGGATTCTCAGACTGGCACTCATATTCTCCAATCGCTAGAGAAAGAGGGCCACACTCTCCCGAAAACTGACCGGAGCACCGACCAATCATGACCTGCATTCCGCTTTCTCAGGGTCCGCAGGGGGCTTCCGGTTACTAGAACAATCTGCCGGAAGCTCCAAGTCTCAGCTTTTTCCGTCCAGCGCAAAGTCCCCTGCGGGCAGCAAGCGAAGATGTCGTCGCTGCGGGCCCCGGAGGACGGGCAGGGCGACGGCGATCCCGCTGGGGACCTTCGCAGCGTCCTGGTCACCAGCGTGCTCAACCTCGAGCCACTGGACGAGGATCTCTTCAGGTAGCCAGCTGCATCCTGCCCGTCCCCTCGCCCCCGCATTGGGACACTGACTCCTGATTTTGACTGCCGTCACCGCGTAATCCCTGCTCCTAGTCCGCTGGACAAGGATGGGCGCTGCGCGGGATTCATGCTCTGTAAAGGAGAACTTGTCCCTAACAAAGCTGCCCTCTGCCCcggctccctccctctccttgccAGGTCCGCCCAGCACTACCCCCAAAGAATCCCTAGCAGTCTGGACCGTAGGTAGCCTTCTCATCAGCCTCCCTTGATGAGCCATGTGTCTGGGGAACTCAGCCCAGAAAGGGCGGTGATTTGTCCACGCAGCTGCTCAGGTATAAAACTTACCCGAAGCTCCCTGCATGTTCGCTATCCTTTTCCTCTTACATACCCCTCCCCCCACTATTTGGTGGGGTCTAGTAGCTCATTACTCATTCTGAGTCCTGAGCCATTTTCCCTCCCAATACCACTTAAATTCTTTCAGCAGCTGGGGATTTAACAGTTTTGGTCTCCAAGGCTCCTGCTGCTTTATTGGAAGCAATCTGTTGTTAACTTCCCTTCCCCTACTTGAGGAATTAGAAGTAACTTCCTGGAGGGCTATTTGCAATGCAGCATATGAAAAATGCTAAACTTGGGCTGGGTGGGAAGCTGGAGACCTAAATCCCTGGGCCTTCCACAAGGGTCCCATTTGGGGCAGTCCTGTTTACTACCTCTgaggccttagttttctcatctgcacacTGAAGGGGTTAGACTTGAAGTCTGAGGACACTTTGAGATCTAAATCTAGTTCTTGGAAGAACTCGGCTGTCACAGTTGAGGGGTGTAAATGGCAGGCCTTAATGCAGTCCACCCCCAGCTCTCGGGGTTCATCTTGGCCCACTCAAGGTCTTGAGAGACTTCTGTCTTACCCTGGTATGGGCAGTAGAAAAAACTCTGGACTTGGGGGTCAAAGGACCTAGATACTGCCCAGGATCTTAATGGCAATGTTAAGCTCTCTGATCTTGTGCAAGTCACCTTCCCTTTCTGATCTATGTTCTCTAGTGTAAAATAATCAGATTGGTTCATTATCCCAAATCGTAGTCAACAGAAGGGTGGGGCAGTACAGAAGGCCCTGAAGTTGTATATTGTATGCAGAGTGATGTAAGGATATTTGCCTGCGGAAGTGGTCCCCTGCTTTCACCAGATTCTCAAAAGGATCCTAAATCCCAATAAGGTTCAGAGATCCTGCACTAGAAGTTCACTGATCCAGGTAGAATTAGGCACAACCCTCAAGTGTTTCCTGctttccccctctccccacagaGGAAGGCATTACTGGGTGCCCACAACCCAGCGGCTGTTTGGGGGTCAGATCGTGGGCCAGGCTCTGGTGGCTGCAGCCAAGTCTGTGAGTGAAGACGTCCACGTGCACTCCTTGCACTGCTACTTTGTACGGGCAGGTAAACCTCCGCCCCCACTCCTACCTTTGTCCTCAGCTCTGGTGGCCCCGCAGCCACTTCCTGGATTTGAGGGTTGactgaggagagagggagagaagtggaGGAGTGAGTGAGGGACAGTTGATTGCCTTGGGGGAGTGTAGAGAGGAGCTAGGCCTACGGCCCCCACCCCCGGAAGATCCTTAAACCTCACACCTGCTGAGACTCACTGGGTACTTGTTATCTGGAGGGTAGCGACATAAGGCTTTGTTGCCTAACTGCTCTCTGTGGCTCTTTTGTTCTTCATTATTTGCACACCTTTACCCATTCTTGACACTCTGAATGTTCTGTGCTGGACCCTTATAGGGGAGCTGGCACTGCTGCTAGGAGTTTGGAGGTAGGTAGCTTGGCTTGGAGAAGAGAGCCCTGGGAATCCAGAGACTTCGGGCTTAGTTTCAGCCTTGCGGCTCATTCACCATGCGAGGTGAGGTTGCCTACCCActcccgaggctcggtttgtccCACCCGAAAAATGGAGGAGGGGCCACACCAAGGGAGGTGATCTACAGATGCTTACAGCCCTGGGATCAAATACAGAATTGGGAGAGTAATCTTTTAAAACTCATGGGCTTTTTTTTTGACAAACATAAAAAACTCCCAttccttccctgtctcactcCTCAGGCAGACACCCCCCGGTTTTAAGAGTCACTATCTTCTGCATAGACCCATCAGCTGAGAATTTATGGAACTTTATGATATGTGAttcctattaaaaaaacaataatgggtggtaactacacttaaaTCATGGGAAGCATTTTGTAAcataattgttgaaccactgttgtgtgcctgaaactaatataacattgtatgtcaactatacttcaattaaaaaaagaaaaaaaaatggggtttcccccttcattttacaaatataaaatagttctaacagtaaatataacttttcataTACTGCATTTCCATGCCCCTCACTCCCCATCCTTTAATTGTCTGTCCTTCCCTGCCTGTGAAGGGTTTGATTACTTAACTGGGTCAGCACTGCTCTTACCTTTATGCTAATTGGGAGCAAGAGTTCTTTATTTCTCCAATTTGGTTGTAAGCTCCAAAAGTGCTGGGCTTTTTGATGCTTAATCCTTCTAGCCTAGTGAGACAGTTTTAttttgtggggtggggtgggggcatcaCTTGATCCCTCTGAACTGGGTTTTTAAGAAATCTTGTTTCTCAAAGATTTCTGTGAGTCTTTGCAGGTAAAGTATTGAGTACAGGGCATGGCACATTGCTGCTCTTCCATAAAcgataaaaaattcattttttgacGATGAACTTATGGGAATAATTTAAATGTGCAGGATACAGAGCAGAGCCAAATACATTATCTTGTTTAGtcctcataaataaaaatatttagtccTCATAAATATAATGGGCATTCCTGCCACCATTATACCTTTCAGAAAATGGATTCAAAGAAGTCACGTAGCCAGCTCCCACAGTGCCCaggcaggcagagccaggatctgaaccTGAGTTTGTGTGTCTCCAAGCTCTATACGCTTTCCTCGTGTGCTTTTCTCCAGGGAGATAATTCTAGACCATGGGAGAGCTGCCATGGTGCCCATCTGAGGCTCTGGGGAAAGGATTCTCTTCCTTGGGAATTCTGCATCTAGGGGTAGCATGGAATGAGCCATCCCCATGCTACTATGTCAAAATAATCATCAATTGTTTGTGTTCCTACCTCCTCCTTGAAAGGCTGCAGGACAGCTTTAAATCGGCCGCTATTATAGTACTATAAAAGTCAAGCGACAGAAGGTTAGTGATAAAGGGATTTGGGGGATATGATTGTGTCAAAAAAACAAAGTCGTATTGTTAAGTCATGACTTAACATATGGTAAGTTATATTGTTGCAGTTTTGTACACAAACTAGTTCTGAGCTTCCTGGTAGCAAGGTAAAAAGGGAAGCTTTCTTACCAGTTTGTGATGTGACCTTATACACAGTACACCAAATATAACCAATAATGATGTTctaatattttgaagtaaaagatgctgggggtggggtgggggcggggccgggTGTTGCTCTTGGCCATTCATCATATCAATTCTTTATGTAAAAGCCCAGGATAGAAtgttagtttgtttttgttttgaagtatttctCTACTGACAGGTAGAAGAATGTGGTATGGGAGTCATCTGACTTAGTATATGATATAGGTTTAGAGCTTGGAGAATGTAAAGCAAGAGTCAGCAAACATTATAAAGgggcagatagtaaatattttaggttttgaaaacaaaaacaacaaaatatgtaaagacaTGGGCTTGGCTGTGTTCCAAAAAATGTTATTTAgggcatcagtttcctcatctattcaATGAGGATAAAACCCACTTTGCGTAGTTATTATGATACCCACAGGACAAACATAATCTTGTTACAGATGTTGCCTGGCTTCCAGAACCCCTTCATAACTGTTAGCTCCCATCCTTCGATAGCCTCCAGGACCTACCTGCTCTGTTCTAATAACCATGACCAAGAACAGATGCGGAACTCAGTCACCCTGAAAGGAAAATCCCTAGTAACTGAAAGTACTGCATCGTGGCCATACCCCAAGGATTTTGTTAGGGTTGGTTGGGAAGGGAGGCTTCCTTCCTAGCCCTTGagacatgtagctctccagtgtCTGGACTCCTGGGATGCCCTTCTCAAAGGCCTTCGACTTTGTGCAGCCCCGTTCTGATAAAAATGCTCCTTAGCGATGCCAGATACCAGACCACTAAGCAAATAACCTGGCTGCAAACAGTGGTGTTCGTTGCTATTGAGGGAGCCTCCAGTGCTGGTTGGCTCCCCATTTGGATCAGGGTGGAGGAAGCAACACTTCTTGAGACCTGTTTCTTTTGTCCAAAACTTGAAAATTATCCCCCAGATGTCTCACTGACTAGATGTCAAGGTTTTCTCCACAGTTGGCTTGACTCAGAGAGGCAGTGAAGGACTTCAGGGACGTGAAGGAGACTGTCTCCTCCTAAAAAGCCTCCCGACCTGGTTGTTGAGGGCTTATGGTCCTCCACCCGGAGCCagtgcactgggagcacagacacctGAAGATGACTGCTGTTTGCATCAAGGATGAAGAGATGGCAGGCTTTTCTTCAGGGGGAATACATGTTCAGAGAATGGCCAGACCAGATATAAAAACACTATGATCCACAGCCGGTAGTGACCAACCCAGGAAGCCAACCTACTACTGTCTACGATAGTCAGCCTTGTAGGAAGTCAGACCTCTATCTCTAGCAGCTAGTCCAGGAAGCCAAATCAAGTCCCTCTAGTAATCTGCCCCAAACAGCCAGGACTTGATTGATAACTGACAGCTTCCTTAATTTTTGCCCTTGCTTCCAACTTAGGACCAATGAGGGAAAGCCAAATATGCCCCCTCAACCAATCATCTAGGATGCCCTGCTTCTAGTTAGCCGACAGCTTGCCTGTGCCAACAGCCTTCAGTCAGGGAATACCCGAAACCTCTTTTTCCACTGCAGAGCTTTCCCGTTCCTCCGCCTGTCAAGCTAAGTGATGGTGGCTGACCCCCTTGCTACTGTACTAAACTCTGAATAAATAGCCTTTACTTGTTCTCAAAAAAACAACAGACaagaaaaaccaaaaccaagaaagaagacaGGTGGCAGGCCAGATCTGTTGACCCTTGATCTAGAAAAATGGTACTGGACTCATGACATGATCTCAGTCACAGAAGGAACAAGACAAAAGCTGggagtatttattttaattaataaacacAGAGCACTTAATATGGGCCAGATATTCTAAACAGATCACAACTATGAactaatttttcattaaaatcctGGGAGGTATGAACATTGTGGTAATTCCCCCATCTACAGATGGGTAAACTGCCTCCCAGAGATGTTAAatgacttccccaaggtcacacagcttggtgAGTTGGCACAGCCAGGATTTAAAGGCAGAGAATCTGGCCAAGTCCCTTCAGTTCTGTTGACGGGAGTTACACCTGCACTGGGAGTATCTCGATGACAGGGTCTGGTGGTGTCTATGCCCAGAACGTGGGCCTTCACAGCCTTACTAGCTACCGAGCAGAAAAGGAATGGAGAACGAGTAGCCGGGGTGCCTGTCCAGCCATTGTGATGATGACCCAGCCTATGTGGCTTACCATGTACCTTGTGCCCACCGCAGGCGATCCAAAGGTGCCTGTGTTGTACCAGGTGGAGCGAACGCGAACAGGGGCGAGCTTCTCGGTGCGCTCTGTGAAGGCTGTGCAACATGGCAAGCCCATCTTCATCTTCCAGGCCTCCTTCCAGCAGACACAGCCCAGCCCCGTGCAGCACCAGTTCTCCATGCCCACAGTGCCCCTGCCAGAAGAGCTGCTTGACCGCGAGGCCCTCATTGACCAGTATTTAAGGTGAGAGACCCAGAGGCTCCAGGACAGTGTTGTGTACCTGAAGGCAGCAGCGTAGCCCTGTAGCAGGGACCCTCACTGCTGCCAGCCTGTACCTCCTCGGGGGCTGGATCGGGGTGAGCCTGAAGGAGAGGGGGTCACTCAGAAAGGAACAGGCAGAAGAGTGGGAGAGCTTAAGAGTGAAAAAGGTTTCAGGAGTCTTGATTGTCAGTTGCAGTCAGTGGGTCCTGGAATCCTTTAGTAGATCTAgaccagcattttaaaaatacacactagAAAAGAAGATATTGGAGTATATTGTATGTAGTAAAGGTAAGGATACTTTTGTAAAACTTTATTTCCAGTTGTGTGTGTACTGCGGTTCATGACGTAGAATATACTTATGATTCAACCTGTTCAGGTGCTGTTACAGCTTAACTGGTTATTCAAATACTGAAATCCTCCCATAACTACTTGGTAAATACTCACCTCCCATTCTCTGAGcgacctcctcctccttcaggcTCACCCACCGTCCCGCAGGCTTGCAGTTAACGCCTGGTGGCAGTGAGGGTCCCTGCTGCAGAGCTGTGGACCTGTTGCCTTCACCTTAGTGTGTGTTAAGTATTTTGAATACCGCTTAGTAAAATACAGTCCTTACTTGGATCACAGTCAATGAAGTGGAAAAATGTTTGAGGCCAGGGAAAGAGCCCTCTGGGTTCCAACACAGGCCAGACAAGGATTCTGGGCAGGGCTGTGCTTCTGTTAGTGCTCACCTGCTGTGTGACTCTGCCCAACTCCCCAGCCTCTGAGAacttgtttctttgtctaaaaaatAGGGTGGTCATTTCTGCCCTGCCTTCTTCAGAGCTGTATCGTGAGGAGAGCTCCTCTGTCTTGCCTTGCATACCCGAGAGGCAGAGTTTGATGGGATGGATGTAGGTGTGAGCCTGGgaaaggcctgggttcaaatcttgattCTGTCTTTGTTAGCTGTGGGAGTTTGAACAAGTTGCTTTCCCACTCTGGGCCTGTGCTCTCAGTTATAATTCCTATCTCATAtggctgctgtgaagattaagtgagtaAGAGATAAGGCACTTAGTGGGTGCTCATCGATTATAGTTATACTACCATTGACAGAGAGGAAGAAGTAAAGAACCTGTGTAGTCCAAGCTCAAAAACATTTGCTGAAATGAGAGGACATTGTCCTTAAAGGTCCATAAATCTAGAGCTGTGCTATCCCTAGGTGGCTACATTAACTTAATTAACATTAGATAGGATGAACAATTCTATTTTTGTCTTACCAACCACATTTCAAGcactcagtagccacatgtggctagtggcctCCATCATGGACAATGCAGCTGCAGAACGTTCCATCATCAGAGAAGGTTCTGTGTGGGACAGTAATGGCAATTAGGGAAGAAAAGGGCAATACTCGGGAAGAGCACTATGGGTGGctgttacatggcaaaggggctTTTCGGGAAATGAGCTCTTGCCCCTGTGGACAGTGTTCCCAGTTGCTCAGGGTTAGGTAACTCAGTCCAAGTTGGACAGCTTGATTCCCGAAAGCTTGGAATAGGCAGGTGGCTAAGAGCATGGACTTtgcagccagactgcctgggtccaGTTCCTGCCTACTGCATTTCCTGAGCAAGCTACTTGAACTGTATGGGTTTATTTAGTCAATCAGCTGGGGGTAATGATATTACTGTCTCTCAGGGTATGTGAAATGCTTCGCAACAGTGCATATTATCATGTACACCTTAGTACTATGATGTGTCGACTTTATATGCTTATCTTCTCCACAATTCTTATGAGGTAGGTTACTGTCATTATCCACATTTTGTAGATGGGAAAATAGGCTCAGAGAGATAACTATCTTGCACAAGGCCACATCGCTGTTAAGTGGCAAAGAAGGGATTTAAACATTGCCCTATCCTGCCTGCCAGAGGGGATAAGCCAGGAGTCCCTGTGGAGGAGTGGGGGAGTGGTCAGAAGAGGCAGCTCAGAGGAGAGGCTCCCCCtcttcctgggtctctcccagTTCCTCTCCCCTGTACTTCCAGGAACCCTGAACTCCAAGAGAAGTACCGTGTGGGGCTGAACCGAATTGCTGCCCAGGAGGTACCCATTGAGATCAAGATGGTAAACCCACCCACCCTGAGCCAGCTGCAGAACATGGAGCCCAAACAGATGTTCTGGGTGCGAGCCCGGGGCTATATTGGTAAGAGGAGCATATGGACTGGAAGAAAACACTCTGCAGGGGTCTAGGCCTGCACATCATTTGATCTATGCAGCCTTGAGCATGttacttcccctctctgggcccctgTCCTTATCTGCGTGACAGGGAAGATGCCTCAGCTTCTCACCAGGGCCAGCTCAGCTCATGGGGATGATGGGAGGTGATTATAATCCTCATGTAGGCCCTTTCTGGGGAAGGCAAGGCACCTTGCTGGGATTCTTATCCAGGTCCACTGCTAACCATAAGGTGCCTTTGTGCAAACTGGAAAAAGATGTCCCTTCTAGGGCCGAGTGGGAGACCTGGGGAGTGAAGACTAGATTTCAGATCTCActtgccctgccctctgcccatcCCTTCCTGTCTTACCcatacagacagacacacacacacgcacgcgcgcATGCACGTGCCAGGTATTCTTACGCACTGAACACTACACACCTGTGCATGGCAGCccctctctcccccacctccctgcaggTCCTGAGCTGTTAAGCCCAGGTGCCCAGGGCTGACGGGGCTGGAACCTGTTGCAGGGGAGGGCGACATCAAGATGCATTGCTGCGTGGCTGCCTACATCTCGGACTATGCCTTCCTGGGCATAGCACTGCTGCCCCATCAGTGGCAGCACCAGGTGCGCTTCATGGTCTCCCTGGACCATTCCATGTGGTTCCATGCCCCTTTCCGAGCCGACCACTGGATGCTGTATGAGTGCGAGAGCCCCTGGGCTGGTGAGTGTGGGGCTGTGTGGGCCAAGGGCACTGCCGTGGGGTGGCAAGGAGCCTGCTTTCTGGGGTGATGCTGCCCTGACGCATCCCGTCAGGCACTGCGCATGTCACTTCCTCTCCTGTCCCCCTAGGCTTTCGCATCTGCGTCTTCAGAATGACAGGATGAGGCTCCAGGACAGGATACCTGCTCAGCTCTTAATTTCTGTAACATACTAAGAATATGATTCAGTTTATCAGAGACCCAGCTCTAGTCCTAGAATTCCTTCATATTCTCTGTATGATCTTCGGCAAGTCCgttgcttctctgagcctcagtttccccatctgaacAAATGAGGTCAGCATTAGAGCAGCGGTTTCTAAATCTGGTGGCCCATCAGACTGCCATTTGGGGGAGCATTTTCAAAACAGATTCTCAGATTCCACACCTAAGATTCTGACTCAGCAGTTAGATGAGGTGCAGGAAACCATTATTTTTAAGAAGCTCCCTAAGTGATTCTGGTGATGAATCTGGTGGCAGGGGTAGGGTCAGAGCACTCAACAGTCTCTGAGGGCCGCACCACGTGCACACTCCTTGTAGGCAGTGGACAGGAATCTAGACACATCCATCAGTGTCTAGTCTCAGAGCCCTGGGTTCCTTTCCAAGGAAATACTTTTATATGAAGAAGAGCCTTGCTTTGTAAAACAGGGACAACACGTAAGGGAAGGGGTACTTCTCAAGTAGCAATAGCATCATAATACAGAATCAACAACTTTGAAGTTAAGGATGAGGCCGGACCCAGGTGTCCTAAGGCCAAGTTTCTGAGCCTCTAGGCTTCAGCCATGTGGAAAAAGGGGCAAGGCCCACTTCATCTGTCTGCTGTGAGATCTAAGTAAGCTCTGCTCTTGTAAGGGGAATCAGCAGTTCCCTTCATAAACTGTAAACTCAGGCCCAAGGCCTAACAAGGCGGAGAGtctctgggtggggagggaatggtGGCCAGACCTCATGGCCCCAGGTCCTCCCCATCCCACCTTGAAGCCCCTTCTTCCTGGTGGAGGTGGGAGTTTTTCATGAATTGCCAGCCTGGAGGGCCTAATTTGATTTATTATAAAGGGAACTGATGGGTTTCCTAACAGAAGTGGCCAGAGGTGGGGCAGATCTGCTTGGCCAAGCTGACTGTTCTCAGGACTCCCACCATGATCTTTTTGAGGAAGCCAGTAGATGTATGAAAGTGCTTTTAAACTGTTACATGGAATTCCCATGGGAGGAATTGCCCCCAGTGACTGACCATAACAGGAACATAAAGGAGCACTTGGAGATTGGGAGTGACCTCAGTACTCAGCATGCCCTTGGATGGGGCAGCCCGACCTGGGTTGCTCCCTTTCTGCGAAGCTTGTTTGGCTGTGCTGAAGGAGAAAGCAGCTGTTCTCACCCTTCTCACCCACAGGTGGCTGCCGGGGGCTGGTCCACGGGCGGCTGTGGCGTCAGGACGGGGTCCTGGCCGTGACCTGTGCTCAGGAGGGCGTGATCCGAGTGAAGCCCCAGGCCTCAAACAACAAGCTGTAGCCAGAGGTACGAGCTTGGCCTGGGACTTCAGGGAtcccccttcctcccccaacTCCTGAGGCAGGAGTTATAATCAAGGCTGGGCCTTCTGTCCCTCATATCCAATAAAGAGACTGATAGCGCTGGAGCTGCGGGCCTTTAATTCCCCTGGGCCAGAACTGCAGCCCTCTCTCCAGCCATCAACTCCAGGACTCCAGAGGGTGAGTCCCTGgcctttcagccaggctgccttgCTGGCTTGGAGGCCCACAGAAAAGGTAGCATTGACCCTGACCTGGAGCATTGCCCCCAGGTACTCAGAAGCTAGAGATGCTGCATCAGATTTGCTCCCTGCACCATCCCAGGCAACCCCAGCCAAAGCTTGTCCTGAGTCCAGCTCAACAGAAACAGCATATTTCCTCCATCTGCTACAAATTCTCTATGAAACTTCTAGAGGTTCCCAGCACACCccatagcctcccagctgctgtccGTGCCCTC is a window from the Manis javanica isolate MJ-LG chromosome 5, MJ_LKY, whole genome shotgun sequence genome containing:
- the ACOT8 gene encoding acyl-coenzyme A thioesterase 8 isoform X2; its protein translation is MSSLRAPEDGQGDGDPAGDLRSVLVTSVLNLEPLDEDLFRGRHYWVPTTQRLFGGQIVGQALVAAAKSVSEDVHVHSLHCYFVRAGDPKVPVLYQVERTRTGASFSVRSVKAVQHGKPIFIFQASFQQTQPSPVQHQFSMPTVPLPEELLDREALIDQYLRNPELQEKYRVGLNRIAAQEVPIEIKMVNPPTLSQLQNMEPKQMFWVRARGYIGEGDIKMHCCVAAYISDYAFLGIALLPHQWQHQVAAGGWSTGGCGVRTGSWP
- the ACOT8 gene encoding acyl-coenzyme A thioesterase 8 isoform X1 yields the protein MSSLRAPEDGQGDGDPAGDLRSVLVTSVLNLEPLDEDLFRGRHYWVPTTQRLFGGQIVGQALVAAAKSVSEDVHVHSLHCYFVRAGDPKVPVLYQVERTRTGASFSVRSVKAVQHGKPIFIFQASFQQTQPSPVQHQFSMPTVPLPEELLDREALIDQYLRNPELQEKYRVGLNRIAAQEVPIEIKMVNPPTLSQLQNMEPKQMFWVRARGYIGEGDIKMHCCVAAYISDYAFLGIALLPHQWQHQVRFMVSLDHSMWFHAPFRADHWMLYECESPWAGGCRGLVHGRLWRQDGVLAVTCAQEGVIRVKPQASNNKL
- the ACOT8 gene encoding acyl-coenzyme A thioesterase 8 isoform X3, with translation MSSLRAPEDGQGDGDPAGDLRSVLVTSVLNLEPLDEDLFRGRHYWVPTTQRLFGGQIVGQALVAAAKSVSEDVHVHSLHCYFVRAGDPKVPVLYQVERTRTGASFSVRSVKAVQHGKPIFIFQASFQQTQPSPVQHQFSMPTVPLPEELLDREALIDQYLRNPELQEKYRVGLNRIAAQEVPIEIKMVNPPTLSQLQNMEPKQMFWVRARGYIGGCRGLVHGRLWRQDGVLAVTCAQEGVIRVKPQASNNKL